In Streptomyces sp. NBC_01717, one DNA window encodes the following:
- a CDS encoding IS110 family transposase yields the protein MPQIWAGVDIGKTHHHCVVLNAEGTRLLSRRVLNDEPELLALLADVLAIDEDAVWAVDVADGMATLLISVLLNHGQQLLYIPGLAVNRASAGYRGTGKTDAKDATVIADQARMRRDLTVLRPDDEHAIELRVLTNRRADINADRTRRINRLRGQLTGIFPALERVLDLGNVGPLVLLTGYQTPGALRRTGRKRLETWLRNRSVRGAEVLAETAVEAAERQHTAVPGEKITAQVIHTLAKEVMSLNEQITEIDKLIATRFREHELAEVISSMPGIGPLLGAEFLAATAGDMSRYGTADRLASLAGVAPVPRDSGNVIGNLHRPRRYHRGLQRVFYTSALISIRSCDASRRYYERKRAEGKRHTQAVLALARRRVNVLWALIRDGRCFQSELPVTVAA from the coding sequence GTGCCCCAGATATGGGCAGGCGTGGACATCGGCAAGACCCATCACCACTGCGTGGTCCTGAATGCCGAGGGCACGCGGCTGCTGTCGCGCCGCGTGTTGAACGACGAGCCGGAACTGCTGGCCCTGCTCGCCGACGTGCTGGCCATCGACGAGGACGCCGTGTGGGCGGTCGATGTCGCCGACGGTATGGCCACCTTGCTGATCAGTGTGCTGCTCAACCACGGACAGCAGCTGCTCTACATCCCCGGCCTCGCGGTCAACCGGGCATCCGCCGGCTACCGGGGCACCGGCAAAACCGACGCCAAGGACGCCACCGTCATTGCCGACCAGGCCCGGATGCGCCGGGACCTGACCGTCCTGCGCCCGGACGACGAGCACGCCATCGAGCTGCGGGTCCTCACCAACCGCCGGGCCGACATCAATGCCGACCGCACCCGCCGCATCAACCGCCTGCGCGGGCAACTCACCGGCATCTTCCCGGCGTTGGAGCGAGTCCTGGACCTGGGGAACGTCGGCCCGCTGGTCCTGCTGACCGGTTACCAGACCCCGGGCGCCCTGCGCCGCACCGGCCGCAAGCGGCTGGAGACCTGGCTGCGCAACCGCTCCGTCCGCGGGGCCGAAGTCCTCGCCGAAACCGCCGTCGAGGCGGCCGAGCGCCAGCACACCGCCGTCCCCGGGGAGAAGATCACCGCTCAGGTGATCCACACCCTGGCGAAGGAGGTGATGAGTCTCAACGAGCAGATCACCGAGATCGACAAGCTCATTGCGACCCGGTTTCGCGAGCACGAACTCGCCGAAGTGATCTCCAGCATGCCTGGCATCGGCCCGCTGCTGGGCGCCGAGTTCCTCGCCGCCACCGCCGGCGACATGAGCCGCTACGGCACGGCCGACCGCCTGGCCAGCCTTGCCGGAGTCGCCCCAGTGCCCCGCGACTCGGGCAACGTCATCGGCAACCTGCACCGCCCCCGGCGCTACCACCGCGGCCTGCAACGCGTCTTCTACACCTCCGCGCTCATCAGCATCCGCAGCTGCGACGCGTCCCGCCGCTACTACGAACGCAAGCGCGCCGAGGGCAAGCGGCACACCCAGGCCGTCCTCGCACTGGCCCGGCGACGGGTCAACGTGCTGTGGGCCTTGATTCGTGACGGACGGTGCTTCCAAAGCGAACTCCCTGTCACAGTCGCGGCTTGA
- a CDS encoding HupE/UreJ family protein: protein MSQRVRRTIVGITAAVIAFLSAGQPASAHGFTSTAYVDVAEGNEGHIRTKLGLEYDLFIVSAADYEDDDPLFKTGNAAFETGGAKEQSEALNAHAESAVRYVTERFSVTSDGRACTPTRVGDFTIGRREGVPYAGLLLDWACSERGDDLEVRSGLFPDGETYVKGTKTIVTYELDGRSGSAALDAGHPSFSIGQAWYERFWEFFRLGAEHLLSGIDHILFLLALIAGSRRLREIVLVATSFTLAHSVTFMLAALGLVDAPAGIVEPVIALSIAVVAGWHLWRLWRRRGHASDLETAGRGHFSLDRAGWIRLGVVFCFGLVHGLGFAGALGIDEAWSWTLLWSLLVFNVGIETVQLAIIAALFPLLIVLRHRAPTAGLWATGVISAGVSAMGLVWFVQRTFGI, encoded by the coding sequence ATGTCACAACGGGTCCGCCGCACCATCGTCGGGATCACCGCGGCCGTGATCGCTTTCCTGAGCGCCGGACAGCCGGCGTCCGCCCACGGGTTCACGTCGACCGCGTACGTCGACGTCGCCGAGGGCAACGAGGGTCATATACGGACGAAACTGGGGCTCGAGTACGACCTCTTCATCGTATCCGCCGCCGACTACGAGGACGACGACCCCCTCTTCAAGACCGGAAACGCCGCGTTCGAAACCGGTGGCGCCAAGGAACAGTCCGAGGCGCTCAACGCCCATGCGGAGTCGGCCGTCAGATACGTGACCGAGCGCTTCTCGGTCACCTCGGACGGCAGGGCGTGCACGCCGACACGGGTCGGCGACTTCACGATCGGCCGGCGGGAGGGCGTGCCGTACGCCGGTCTGCTGCTCGACTGGGCGTGTTCCGAGCGGGGCGACGACCTGGAGGTGCGCAGCGGGCTGTTCCCCGACGGCGAGACGTACGTCAAGGGCACCAAGACGATCGTCACCTACGAGCTCGACGGCCGCTCCGGCAGTGCCGCACTCGACGCGGGTCACCCGTCCTTCTCGATCGGTCAGGCCTGGTACGAACGGTTCTGGGAGTTCTTTCGCCTGGGCGCCGAGCATCTGCTGTCCGGGATCGACCACATCCTGTTCCTGCTGGCACTCATCGCCGGGTCACGGCGCCTGCGCGAGATCGTGCTCGTGGCAACGAGTTTCACCCTGGCGCACTCGGTGACCTTCATGCTCGCCGCGCTCGGACTGGTCGACGCGCCCGCCGGCATCGTGGAGCCCGTCATCGCGCTGTCGATCGCCGTGGTCGCCGGCTGGCACCTGTGGCGGCTCTGGCGGCGCCGCGGCCACGCGTCCGACCTCGAGACAGCAGGGCGGGGCCACTTCAGCCTGGACCGTGCGGGCTGGATCCGCCTCGGGGTCGTGTTCTGCTTCGGCCTCGTGCACGGCCTGGGCTTCGCGGGCGCGCTGGGGATCGACGAGGCGTGGTCATGGACTCTGCTGTGGTCCTTGCTGGTGTTCAACGTCGGCATCGAGACAGTGCAGTTGGCTATCATCGCCGCCCTCTTCCCGCTGCTGATCGTGCTGCGCCACCGGGCGCCGACGGCCGGCCTCTGGGCGACCGGCGTGATCTCTGCCGGCGTGTCAGCCATGGGACTGGTGTGGTTCGTGCAACGGACGTTCGGAATCTGA
- a CDS encoding carbon-nitrogen hydrolase family protein, with protein MLIALSQITTGPEPAKNLDLIEEQARRAAEAGARVVVLPEAAMACFGTPLAPLAEPLDGPWAHRVRAIAEAAGIVVVAGMFTPAGDGRVTNTLLVTGPGVEATYDKIHLYDAFGFAESDSVAPGSTVVTVDVEGVRFGLATCYDVRFPELFRAHADAGAVATLLAASWGAGPGKREQWELLVRARALDATVWVAATGQADPAASGITGAGTAPTGIGHSMLVGPDGTVREALGAAPGLLIAELDVAEVARVREKTSVLANRRLGLGDAAITYPV; from the coding sequence ATGCTCATCGCCCTGAGCCAGATCACCACCGGGCCCGAACCGGCCAAGAACCTCGACCTCATCGAGGAGCAGGCCCGGCGCGCGGCCGAGGCAGGCGCCCGCGTCGTCGTCCTCCCCGAAGCGGCGATGGCCTGTTTCGGCACGCCGCTCGCCCCGCTCGCCGAGCCGCTCGACGGGCCGTGGGCGCACCGGGTGAGGGCCATCGCCGAGGCGGCAGGCATCGTCGTCGTCGCGGGGATGTTCACCCCGGCCGGCGACGGGCGGGTGACGAACACCCTGCTCGTGACCGGCCCGGGCGTCGAGGCGACGTACGACAAGATCCACCTCTACGACGCCTTCGGCTTCGCGGAGTCCGACAGTGTCGCCCCCGGCTCGACGGTGGTCACCGTCGACGTGGAAGGCGTCCGCTTCGGTCTGGCCACCTGCTACGACGTGCGCTTCCCCGAACTCTTTCGGGCCCACGCCGACGCGGGCGCCGTCGCCACTCTGCTCGCCGCGTCCTGGGGCGCGGGCCCCGGGAAGCGCGAGCAGTGGGAACTCCTCGTACGGGCGCGGGCTCTGGACGCCACGGTCTGGGTCGCCGCAACGGGCCAGGCCGATCCGGCGGCGAGCGGCATCACCGGCGCGGGAACGGCACCGACGGGCATCGGGCACAGCATGCTCGTCGGCCCGGACGGCACGGTACGGGAAGCCTTGGGCGCGGCACCGGGGCTGCTGATCGCGGAGTTGGACGTCGCCGAGGTCGCCCGGGTGCGGGAGAAGACGTCCGTGCTGGCCAACCGTAGGCTCGGGCTCGGCGATGCTGCGATCACCTACCCGGTGTGA
- a CDS encoding MFS transporter produces MLYDAPRAEAAPPGMTTGRSGLVRAFFASLTGTALEWYDFAVYSAASALVFGDLFFPSEDPLTGTLLAFSTYAVGYVSRPLGGIVFGRLGDVIGRKKVLIATLVLIGAATFVIGLLPTHSTIGAAAPIALVVLRFAQGVGVGGEWGGAVLLSSEFGDSKRRGFYASAAQVGPPAGNLLANGVLAALGVLLTEDQFLSWGWRIAFLVSGVLVGFGLWIRAKLEETPVFKAMEAEHSRPEAPVREVLTRQPRALAAAILARVAPDVLYALFTVFVLTYATDELDMSRGSALTAVLIGSSLQIFLIPLAGALSDRVNRRLLYGCSAVGAGVWPFVFFGMVDGDSWGLLVLGVVVALVLHSLMYGPQAAFVAEQFSPRLRSTGSSLAYTLAGLIGGAIAPLLFTALLGSFHSWVPLAVYVAVAAAVTLAGLLLGRDSAAAVDEDAQLVAQAAA; encoded by the coding sequence ATGCTGTACGACGCCCCCCGAGCCGAGGCCGCCCCACCGGGCATGACGACGGGCCGCTCCGGTCTCGTTCGCGCCTTCTTCGCGAGCCTGACCGGCACCGCCCTGGAGTGGTACGACTTCGCGGTCTACTCCGCCGCGTCGGCCCTGGTCTTCGGCGACCTGTTCTTCCCCTCCGAGGACCCGCTGACCGGCACCCTGCTCGCCTTCTCCACGTACGCCGTCGGCTACGTATCGCGCCCGCTCGGCGGCATCGTCTTCGGGCGGCTGGGCGATGTGATCGGCCGGAAGAAGGTCCTGATCGCGACGCTGGTCCTGATCGGCGCGGCCACTTTTGTGATCGGCCTGCTGCCCACCCACAGCACCATCGGTGCCGCCGCGCCCATCGCACTGGTCGTGCTGCGGTTCGCACAGGGCGTCGGCGTCGGCGGCGAGTGGGGCGGTGCCGTGCTGCTCTCCAGTGAGTTCGGCGACTCGAAGAGGCGCGGCTTCTACGCCTCCGCCGCGCAGGTCGGACCGCCTGCAGGCAACCTCCTCGCCAACGGCGTCCTGGCAGCGCTCGGCGTCCTGTTGACGGAGGACCAGTTCCTCTCCTGGGGCTGGCGCATCGCCTTCCTGGTCTCCGGCGTCCTGGTCGGATTCGGCCTGTGGATCCGCGCGAAGCTGGAGGAGACCCCGGTCTTCAAGGCGATGGAGGCCGAGCACTCCCGCCCGGAGGCGCCGGTGCGAGAGGTGCTCACCCGTCAGCCCCGCGCGCTGGCCGCCGCGATCCTCGCCCGCGTTGCCCCGGACGTGCTGTACGCCTTGTTCACCGTGTTCGTCCTGACCTACGCCACCGACGAGCTGGACATGTCGCGCGGCTCGGCCCTGACGGCCGTACTGATCGGCTCCTCGCTGCAGATCTTCCTGATCCCGCTGGCCGGCGCCCTGTCCGACCGGGTCAACCGGCGCCTCCTGTACGGCTGTTCGGCCGTCGGCGCCGGTGTCTGGCCGTTCGTCTTCTTCGGCATGGTCGACGGCGACTCGTGGGGTCTGTTGGTCCTCGGCGTGGTCGTCGCCCTGGTCCTGCACTCCCTGATGTACGGGCCGCAGGCCGCGTTCGTCGCCGAGCAGTTCTCGCCGCGGCTGCGCTCCACGGGGTCCTCGCTCGCGTACACGCTGGCCGGTCTGATCGGCGGCGCGATCGCTCCGCTGCTGTTCACGGCGCTGCTCGGTTCGTTCCACAGCTGGGTGCCGCTCGCGGTGTACGTCGCCGTCGCCGCAGCCGTGACCCTTGCCGGACTCCTGCTGGGCCGGGACTCGGCGGCAGCGGTGGACGAGGACGCCCAACTGGTCGCGCAAGCGGCTGCCTGA
- a CDS encoding metallophosphoesterase family protein has translation MKSSTKRQAPGSVRRRAATGATAAFLGLAVALGSGTASPAAAAESATLTGVILGVGANETQRTVTWYSSADTAQKLQVAPTTALVNGEFPADAANFDATGAANIATSGGFNRHATITGLKEHTAYSYRVGTEGNWSSTYSFKTQDFEGDYDFLFFGDPQIGSSGNLAQDQAGWQDTVDVSLAANPNAELLLSGGDQVETANTESQWNSFLAPDKLRQYPWAPTIGNHDVGGKAYEQHFTTPNTDRSGPLYSNGNPASNTSGGDYWYIYKDVLFINLNSNSYATSQGGGGDAAHIKYVTDVINQHGAEAKWKVLSYHHAIYSPASHAKDNDNKVRRVDFSDAFSKLGVDLVLQGHDHSYSRSYEIKNGQKANPDEKPGAADLYPGPGGVIYVTANSASGSKYYDITKPDSSGTSGAGNGADPQNPNNYWYNSVQNQEHVRTYVKVQVRSDKLVVEDIRSGTCAAPNSEVEQGMSCNNTDGDQPVGSTVDKFQVHPNHGTGQDLQVNVPNPAPGEFGWTIDGYNGLVNLGTAQERNGDHFEASGKINPITVSDSRRSLAPWSISADVSDFKDADKKFSGSYLGWSPYVLDQGAGATSGESVASGYDDNGQGLSVSRGLAHADQGHARGGAKLGADLGLKIPDSVTKGGYRATLTITALSS, from the coding sequence ATGAAATCGAGCACCAAGAGACAGGCTCCCGGGTCTGTACGGCGCCGCGCGGCCACTGGGGCCACAGCGGCATTCCTGGGCTTGGCCGTAGCCCTCGGCAGCGGTACGGCGTCCCCCGCCGCCGCCGCCGAATCCGCAACGCTCACCGGCGTCATACTCGGCGTGGGCGCCAACGAGACCCAGCGCACCGTGACCTGGTACTCTTCGGCCGACACCGCGCAGAAGCTCCAGGTCGCCCCGACCACCGCGCTCGTCAACGGCGAGTTCCCGGCGGACGCCGCCAACTTCGACGCCACCGGCGCGGCGAACATCGCGACCAGCGGCGGCTTCAACCGCCACGCGACGATCACGGGCCTGAAGGAGCACACGGCGTACTCCTACCGCGTGGGCACCGAGGGCAACTGGTCCTCGACGTACTCGTTCAAGACGCAGGACTTCGAGGGCGACTACGACTTCCTGTTCTTCGGCGACCCGCAGATCGGCTCGTCCGGCAACCTGGCGCAGGACCAGGCCGGTTGGCAGGACACAGTGGACGTCTCGCTGGCGGCCAACCCCAACGCCGAACTGCTGTTGTCGGGCGGTGACCAGGTCGAGACCGCGAACACCGAGTCCCAGTGGAACTCCTTCCTGGCCCCCGACAAGCTCCGTCAGTACCCGTGGGCTCCCACCATCGGTAACCACGACGTCGGCGGCAAGGCGTACGAGCAGCACTTCACCACCCCGAACACGGACCGCTCGGGCCCGCTGTACTCCAACGGCAACCCGGCGTCCAACACGTCCGGCGGTGACTACTGGTACATCTACAAGGATGTGCTGTTCATCAACCTCAACAGCAACAGCTATGCCACCTCCCAGGGCGGCGGCGGTGACGCGGCGCACATCAAGTACGTGACCGACGTCATCAACCAGCACGGCGCCGAGGCCAAGTGGAAGGTGCTCAGTTACCACCACGCGATCTACTCGCCGGCGTCCCACGCCAAGGACAACGACAACAAGGTCCGCCGCGTCGACTTCTCGGACGCGTTCTCCAAGCTCGGTGTCGACCTGGTCCTCCAGGGCCACGACCACAGCTACTCGCGCAGCTATGAGATCAAGAACGGCCAGAAGGCGAACCCGGACGAGAAGCCCGGCGCCGCTGACCTGTACCCCGGTCCCGGTGGCGTCATCTACGTGACCGCGAACTCCGCTTCGGGCTCGAAGTACTACGACATCACGAAGCCGGACAGCAGCGGGACCAGCGGTGCCGGTAACGGTGCCGACCCGCAGAACCCGAACAACTACTGGTACAACTCGGTCCAGAACCAGGAGCACGTCCGCACCTACGTCAAGGTCCAGGTGCGCAGCGACAAGCTCGTGGTCGAGGACATTCGCAGCGGCACCTGCGCGGCCCCGAACTCCGAGGTCGAGCAGGGCATGTCCTGCAACAACACCGACGGGGACCAGCCTGTCGGCTCGACCGTCGACAAGTTCCAGGTGCACCCGAACCACGGCACCGGCCAGGACCTCCAGGTCAACGTGCCGAACCCGGCCCCGGGCGAGTTCGGTTGGACGATCGACGGCTACAACGGCCTGGTGAACCTCGGCACCGCGCAGGAGCGCAACGGTGACCACTTCGAGGCCTCCGGCAAGATCAACCCGATCACCGTGTCGGACAGCCGCCGTTCGCTCGCCCCGTGGTCGATCTCGGCTGACGTGAGCGACTTCAAGGACGCCGACAAGAAGTTCTCCGGCTCGTACCTCGGCTGGAGCCCGTACGTCCTCGACCAGGGCGCCGGCGCCACCAGCGGCGAATCGGTGGCCTCCGGCTACGACGACAACGGCCAGGGCCTGTCCGTCTCGCGCGGCCTCGCTCACGCCGACCAGGGCCACGCCCGTGGTGGGGCCAAGCTCGGCGCCGACCTGGGTCTGAAGATCCCGGACAGCGTTACCAAGGGTGGCTACCGCGCCACTCTGACGATCACCGCACTGAGCAGCTGA
- a CDS encoding WxL protein peptidoglycan domain-containing protein, with protein sequence MHPPVPRRKTNVSALVRNATLALLMALAAVGLRVDPALADNGDVTWTVRTAANGYGDDRSSFSYGVNPGGTAEDAMVVANHSKSPLELAVYAADGFTAGTGQLDLLTQDKKSVGIGAWVHADRDSVVIKPGKSARIPFTVAVPDNATPGDYVGGILTSLRQSDEAEGINVDRRLGIRVKLRVSGELKPKLAIEDLHVGYAGSFNPFAQGDATVTYTIHNTGNAILSAKQGVSVAGPFGWLRSAAGDIASPPELLPGESWKVKVPVHGVAPGVSLAATATLTPLLTDASGSTSSLKPVQATAHGWAVPWTLLLLVVVVIAAVAGALVLRRRNRVRRKAREDARIRDAVEQALRDQ encoded by the coding sequence ATGCACCCGCCCGTCCCGCGCCGGAAGACCAACGTCAGCGCGCTCGTTCGTAACGCCACCCTGGCCCTGCTCATGGCCCTCGCGGCCGTCGGCCTGCGGGTCGATCCCGCTCTGGCGGACAACGGCGACGTCACCTGGACGGTCAGAACGGCCGCGAACGGGTACGGCGACGACCGCTCCAGCTTCAGCTACGGCGTGAACCCCGGCGGCACCGCCGAGGACGCCATGGTCGTCGCCAACCACAGCAAGTCCCCGCTCGAACTCGCTGTCTACGCCGCCGACGGTTTCACGGCCGGCACGGGCCAGCTCGATCTGCTCACCCAGGACAAGAAGTCCGTCGGCATCGGAGCCTGGGTCCACGCCGACCGCGACAGCGTCGTGATCAAGCCTGGTAAGTCCGCCAGGATTCCCTTCACGGTCGCCGTTCCGGACAACGCCACGCCCGGCGACTACGTGGGCGGAATCCTCACCTCCCTGCGGCAGTCCGACGAGGCCGAGGGCATCAACGTGGATCGGCGCCTCGGCATCCGGGTCAAACTGCGGGTCAGCGGCGAGCTCAAGCCGAAGCTCGCGATCGAGGACCTACACGTGGGCTACGCCGGGTCGTTCAACCCGTTCGCCCAGGGCGATGCCACCGTCACCTACACGATCCACAACACCGGCAACGCCATCCTGTCGGCCAAGCAGGGGGTATCGGTCGCCGGCCCGTTCGGGTGGCTGCGGTCCGCAGCGGGCGACATCGCCTCGCCGCCGGAGCTGCTCCCCGGTGAGAGCTGGAAGGTGAAGGTGCCCGTTCACGGCGTGGCGCCCGGAGTCAGCCTGGCCGCGACCGCGACCCTGACACCTCTGCTCACCGACGCGTCGGGCTCAACCAGTTCGCTCAAGCCGGTCCAGGCCACGGCGCACGGCTGGGCCGTCCCGTGGACGCTGTTGCTGCTGGTCGTCGTGGTGATCGCGGCAGTCGCCGGGGCACTCGTTCTCCGGCGTCGAAACCGCGTACGGCGCAAGGCGCGTGAGGACGCCCGCATCCGGGACGCGGTCGAGCAGGCGCTCCGCGACCAGTAG
- a CDS encoding DUF2848 domain-containing protein: MALLTFELPDGSTLDVDIVQVLNAGYAGRSQDDVAAHVAELAALGVPAPTTTPALYPVSPYLAQQTDRVAVQHGRTSGEAEWALVVAEEGELLLTAACDHTDRELEVHGVAWSKNASPDVLARRAWRLADVEDRLDDLTLRAWVTVKGEEFLIQDGCLAELLTPAYWADVLRGRGELIPGTVLISGTIPMAEDVDQFGEAWRVELADPATGNAITLAYSVVPMPEPIG, from the coding sequence ATGGCCCTGCTCACATTCGAACTGCCCGACGGCTCCACCCTTGACGTGGACATCGTCCAAGTCCTCAACGCCGGCTACGCCGGGCGCAGCCAGGACGACGTCGCCGCGCACGTCGCCGAACTCGCCGCACTCGGTGTGCCCGCCCCGACCACGACCCCGGCTCTCTACCCGGTCTCGCCCTACCTCGCGCAGCAGACCGATCGCGTCGCCGTGCAGCACGGGCGGACCTCCGGCGAGGCGGAGTGGGCGCTCGTCGTGGCCGAGGAAGGCGAGCTGCTGCTCACCGCCGCCTGCGACCACACCGACCGTGAGCTCGAAGTGCACGGCGTGGCCTGGAGCAAGAACGCGAGCCCCGATGTCCTGGCCCGCCGCGCCTGGCGGCTGGCCGACGTGGAGGATCGCCTGGACGACCTGACCCTGCGCGCCTGGGTCACCGTCAAGGGCGAGGAATTCCTGATCCAGGACGGCTGCCTCGCCGAGCTGCTCACGCCCGCCTACTGGGCCGACGTGCTTCGCGGACGCGGCGAGCTGATCCCCGGCACGGTGCTGATATCCGGCACGATCCCGATGGCGGAGGACGTTGACCAGTTCGGCGAGGCCTGGCGCGTGGAGCTGGCCGATCCGGCGACCGGTAACGCCATCACCCTTGCCTACTCGGTGGTCCCGATGCCGGAGCCGATCGGCTGA